One Gopherus flavomarginatus isolate rGopFla2 chromosome 13, rGopFla2.mat.asm, whole genome shotgun sequence DNA window includes the following coding sequences:
- the FOXRED1 gene encoding FAD-dependent oxidoreductase domain-containing protein 1, protein MIRAGSLCRGLGLLRARPLPDPAVGSAPPSRRLRTGHPQRRDLFSDLEKEVVKFRKKLKETLPGSDWDPLGTTKGLPPERADVVIVGGGVMGWSVAYWLKALEPKRDALRVVVIEKDPTYSRASTVLSAGGIRQQFSLPENIQMSLYSAFFLRTINEHLGVVNEPPIDIQFNPSGYLFLASEDEAAKLENNVRIQRAEGAEVSLLSPAQLKKKYPWINTDGVAVASYGLENEGWFDPWSLLNAFRRKAMSMGVYQCFGEVISFTISSREIMVPEGELTFSHINYVRVQMPNSLEYQPVECSLVVNAAGPWSQKLAEMAGVGIGPPDTPEGIKLPVEPRKRYIFVWHCPDGPGLDCPMLVDATGTYFRREGLGGNYLGGLSPAEEEEPDIQDLEVDHDFFQEKIWPCLAHRVPVFESLKVKSAWAGYYDYNTFDQNAVLGPHPLVENMLFITGFSGHGLQQSPAAGRAVAELILEGKFKTINMEKFSFKRFVSGEQILERNVV, encoded by the exons ACCTGGAGAAAGAGGTAGTCAAGTTCCGGAAGAAGTTAAAAGAGACCCTCCCGGGCAGTGATTGGGACCCCTTAGGTACCACAAAGGGTCTCCCTCCTgagcgtgcagatgtggtcatcgtggggggaggggtgatgggCTGGTCCGTCGCCTACTGGCTGAAGGCGCTAGAGCCCAAGAGAGATGCGCTCCGAGTGGTCGTGATTGAGAAGGACCCAACG TACTCACGAGCCTCCACGGTGCTCTCTGCAGGAGGGATTCGGCAGCAGTTCTCCTTGCCAGAAAACATCCAGATGTCCCTCTACTCTGCGTTCTTCCTGCGCACGATCAAC gagCATTTGGGGGTTGTGAATGAGCCACCCATAGATATTCAGTTTAACCCCTCGGGGTACCTTTTCCTGGCCTCAGAAGATGAAGCTGCCAAGCTGGAGAACAACGTGCGCATTCAGAG GGCCGAAGGAGCTGAGGTCTCCCTTCTGTCACCAGCGCAACTGAAAAAGAAGTATCCATGGATAAATACCGATGGTGTGGCTGTGGCATCCTATG gCCTAGAAAATGAGGGTTGGTTTGATCCTTGGTCCCTCCTCAATGCCTTCAGGAGAAAAGCAATGTCTATGGGTGTCTATCAGTGCTTCGGAGAAGTGATAT CGTTTACCATCTCCTCCCGAGAAATAATGGTGCCTGAAGGGGAGCTGACCTTCTCCCACATTAATTATGTCCGC GTCCAAATGCCCAACAGTTTGGAGTACCAGCCGGTGGAGTGCTCCTTGGTGGTCAATGCAGCTGGTCCCTGGTCACAGAAGCTGGCCGAGATGGCCGGTGTTGGGATCGGGCCACCCGACACCCCGGAAGGGATCAAGCTACCAGTGGAGCCCAGGAAAAG GTACATCTTTGTGTGGCACTGTCCCGATGGGCCCGGCCTGGACTGTCCCATGCTGGTTGACGCCACGGGGACTTATTTCCGCCGAGAAGGCCTGGGAGGCAACTATTTGGGAGGCCTCAGCCCAGCAGAG GAGGAAGAGCCAGACATCCAAGACCTGGAAGTCGATCATGATTTCTTCCAGGAGAAGATCTGGCCCTGTCTGGCCCATCGGGTGCCAGTGTTTGAGTCCCTGAAG GTGAAGAGTGCCTGGGCTGGCTACTATGACTACAACACGTTTGACCAGAACGCCGTGCTGGGCCCGCACCCGCTGGTGGAGAACATGCTCTTCATCACGGGGTTCAGCGGGCACGGGTTGCAGCAGTCGCCGGCGGCAGGCAGGGCTGTGGCCGAGCTCATTCTGGAAGGCAAGTTCAAGACCATCAACATGGAGAAATTCTCCTTCAAAAGGTTCGTCTCTGGGGAGCAGATCCTCGAGAGGAACGTTGTCTGA
- the TIRAP gene encoding toll/interleukin-1 receptor domain-containing adapter protein isoform X2 codes for MDQLSPCHATANILSNTLSQDSCGHFSSDCYPDMAGWVRRLLQKPKQNSSSAGSSLNTKQSRSSSSSSSVTTASSSTSSSAASLGQLSPASQVSISSSGSARWAKSYDVCICHSNGDFEFVEEMVSYLESQTEGIRCFLQLRDAMPGSAITTELCDAVQNSHCWVLLITPSFLEDPWCRYQMHQALAEAPMANGRTIPVLKGIDRRDYPRELRCLYYIDMTRKENGFRQIKDTILRYLQELCRSTVSRIE; via the exons ATGGATCAGCTGTCCCCCTGCCATGCTACAGCCAATATCCTTAGCAACACCCTGA GTCAAGATTCATGTGGGCACTTCTCATCTGACTGCTACCCCGATATGGCTG GCTGGGTCAGGCGGCTCCTGCAGAAACCCAAGCAAAATTCCAGCTCCGCAGGAAGCAGCTTGAACACCAAACAGTCacgctcctcctcttcctcctcctcggtGACAACCGCCAGCTCTTCCACCAGCAGTTCAGCGGCCAGCCTAGGACAActgtctcctgcctcccaggtgagCATCAGCAGCTCAGGGAGTGCCCGCTGGGCCAAGAGCTATGACGTGTGCATCTGCCACAGCAACGGGGACTTTGAGTTTGTCGAGGAGATGGTCTCCTATCTGGAGAGCCAGACTGAGGGCATCCGCTGTTTCCTGCAGCTGCGGGATGCTATgccggggagtgctatcaccacAGAGCTCTGCGACGCTGTCCAGAACAGCCACTGCTGGGTCCTGCTAATAACCCCTAGCTTCCTCGAGGATCCCTGGTGCAGGTACCAGATGCATCAGGCGTTGGCAGAGGCGCCGATGGCCAATGGGCGCACCATCCCCGTGCTGAAGGGCATTGACCGGAGAGACTACCCCCGGGAGCTGAGGTGCCTCTATTACATTGATATGACACGCAAGGAGAATGGCTTCAGGCAGATTAAGGACACGATCCTGCGCT ACCTGCAGGAGCTCTGTCGAAGCACCGTGAGCAGAATAGAGTGA
- the TIRAP gene encoding toll/interleukin-1 receptor domain-containing adapter protein isoform X1, whose product MAGWVRRLLQKPKQNSSSAGSSLNTKQSRSSSSSSSVTTASSSTSSSAASLGQLSPASQVSISSSGSARWAKSYDVCICHSNGDFEFVEEMVSYLESQTEGIRCFLQLRDAMPGSAITTELCDAVQNSHCWVLLITPSFLEDPWCRYQMHQALAEAPMANGRTIPVLKGIDRRDYPRELRCLYYIDMTRKENGFRQIKDTILRYLQELCRSTVSRIE is encoded by the exons ATGGCTG GCTGGGTCAGGCGGCTCCTGCAGAAACCCAAGCAAAATTCCAGCTCCGCAGGAAGCAGCTTGAACACCAAACAGTCacgctcctcctcttcctcctcctcggtGACAACCGCCAGCTCTTCCACCAGCAGTTCAGCGGCCAGCCTAGGACAActgtctcctgcctcccaggtgagCATCAGCAGCTCAGGGAGTGCCCGCTGGGCCAAGAGCTATGACGTGTGCATCTGCCACAGCAACGGGGACTTTGAGTTTGTCGAGGAGATGGTCTCCTATCTGGAGAGCCAGACTGAGGGCATCCGCTGTTTCCTGCAGCTGCGGGATGCTATgccggggagtgctatcaccacAGAGCTCTGCGACGCTGTCCAGAACAGCCACTGCTGGGTCCTGCTAATAACCCCTAGCTTCCTCGAGGATCCCTGGTGCAGGTACCAGATGCATCAGGCGTTGGCAGAGGCGCCGATGGCCAATGGGCGCACCATCCCCGTGCTGAAGGGCATTGACCGGAGAGACTACCCCCGGGAGCTGAGGTGCCTCTATTACATTGATATGACACGCAAGGAGAATGGCTTCAGGCAGATTAAGGACACGATCCTGCGCT ACCTGCAGGAGCTCTGTCGAAGCACCGTGAGCAGAATAGAGTGA